A window from Corynebacterium urealyticum DSM 7109 encodes these proteins:
- the atpD gene encoding F0F1 ATP synthase subunit beta, with the protein MTTAIQEQQNSAAPTAAGRVVRVIGPVVDVEFPRGQQPALFNALHVEVDLEAVAKTITLEVAQHLGDNLVRTVSMAPTDGLVRGAEVKDTGKPISVPVGDVVKGHVFNALGDCLDEPGLGRDGEQWGIHREPPAFDELEGKTEILETGVKVIDLLTPYVKGGKIGLFGGAGVGKTVLIQEMITRIAREFSGTSVFAGVGERTREGTDLFLEMEEMGVLQDTALVFGQMDEPPGVRMRVALSGLTMAEYFRDVQGQDVLLFIDNIFRFTQAGSEVSTLLGRMPSAVGYQPTLADEMGVLQERITSTKGKSITSLQAVYVPADDYTDPAPATTFAHLDATTELDRAIASKGIYPAVNPLTSTSRILEPGIVGEKHYEVAQRVINILQKNKELQDIIAILGMDELSEEDKITVQRARRIERFLGQNFFVAEKFTGIPGSFVPLEETIDAFERICDGEFDAYPEQAFNGLGGLDDVEAAYKKLTDK; encoded by the coding sequence ATGACTACAGCAATTCAGGAGCAGCAGAACTCTGCTGCACCGACTGCTGCCGGCCGCGTCGTTCGAGTGATCGGCCCGGTTGTCGACGTGGAGTTCCCGCGTGGGCAGCAGCCAGCACTATTCAACGCGCTGCACGTCGAGGTTGACCTCGAGGCAGTTGCGAAGACCATTACCCTGGAGGTCGCACAGCACCTGGGTGACAACCTGGTGCGCACCGTCTCCATGGCCCCGACCGACGGCCTGGTCCGCGGTGCAGAGGTCAAGGACACCGGTAAGCCGATCTCTGTGCCAGTCGGCGATGTTGTCAAGGGGCACGTCTTCAACGCCCTGGGCGACTGCCTGGATGAGCCAGGTCTCGGCCGCGACGGCGAGCAGTGGGGCATCCACCGCGAGCCACCGGCATTCGACGAGCTCGAGGGTAAGACCGAGATCCTGGAGACCGGCGTTAAGGTCATCGACCTGCTGACCCCTTACGTCAAGGGCGGCAAGATTGGCCTCTTCGGTGGTGCAGGTGTGGGTAAGACCGTCCTGATTCAGGAGATGATTACCCGTATCGCCCGCGAGTTCTCCGGTACCTCCGTGTTCGCCGGCGTCGGCGAGCGTACCCGTGAGGGTACGGACCTCTTCCTCGAGATGGAGGAGATGGGCGTGCTCCAGGACACCGCGCTGGTGTTCGGTCAGATGGATGAGCCGCCGGGAGTCCGTATGCGCGTGGCTCTGTCCGGTCTGACCATGGCGGAGTACTTCCGCGATGTTCAGGGCCAGGACGTGCTGCTGTTCATCGACAACATCTTCCGTTTCACCCAGGCAGGTTCTGAGGTCTCCACGCTGCTCGGCCGCATGCCGTCCGCAGTGGGTTACCAGCCGACCCTGGCTGACGAGATGGGTGTTCTGCAGGAGCGCATTACCTCCACGAAGGGTAAGTCCATTACCTCCCTGCAGGCTGTCTACGTGCCGGCCGATGACTACACCGACCCGGCACCGGCGACGACCTTCGCCCACCTCGACGCAACCACTGAGCTGGACCGTGCGATCGCTTCCAAGGGTATTTACCCGGCAGTGAACCCGCTGACCTCCACCTCTCGTATCCTCGAGCCGGGCATCGTCGGCGAGAAGCACTACGAGGTTGCGCAGCGCGTGATCAACATCCTGCAGAAGAACAAGGAGCTCCAGGACATCATCGCCATCCTCGGTATGGACGAGCTGTCTGAGGAGGACAAGATCACCGTCCAGCGTGCTCGTCGTATCGAGCGCTTCCTGGGCCAGAACTTCTTCGTCGCAGAGAAGTTCACGGGCATCCCGGGTTCCTTCGTTCCACTGGAGGAGACCATCGACGCCTTCGAGCGCATCTGTGATGGTGAGTTCGACGCTTACCCAGAGCAGGCCTTCAACGGCCTGGGTGGTCTGGATGACGTCGAGGCTGCCTACAAGAAGCTCACGGACAAGTAA
- a CDS encoding F0F1 ATP synthase subunit epsilon — protein MAEIAAELVAVEKALWSGTATAVIAETTEGEIGVLPGHEPLLGQLVENGVVIIRTTEGEKLVAAVQGGFLSVSSKKITVLADSAVWADEVDQADAEARVREASSEEEKSRAESELRAVKRSKEK, from the coding sequence ATGGCTGAGATTGCCGCTGAATTGGTGGCTGTGGAGAAGGCGTTGTGGTCGGGCACCGCAACGGCCGTCATCGCGGAGACCACCGAGGGCGAGATCGGCGTGCTTCCAGGTCACGAGCCACTGCTCGGCCAGCTGGTCGAGAATGGCGTCGTGATCATCCGGACAACTGAGGGTGAGAAGCTGGTGGCCGCGGTGCAGGGCGGGTTCCTGTCCGTGTCCTCCAAGAAGATCACCGTTCTCGCTGATAGTGCTGTGTGGGCCGACGAGGTCGACCAGGCTGATGCTGAGGCTCGGGTACGTGAGGCGTCCTCCGAGGAGGAGAAGTCTCGCGCAGAGTCCGAGTTGCGCGCTGTGAAGCGTTCCAAGGAGAAGTAG
- a CDS encoding DUF2550 domain-containing protein, with product MTTILVLLGIVLFLLLVGVLLWRFFYLRSEGYPVLLRALPAEEARHWRHGVLVYSRTSARLYKLRSLRPGSDLVLTRLATTVESRRDIVDRERPFIEGYCHVMKISHRGEEYEIAIDDQGDNAFVSWLESAPSERWVRTTRFS from the coding sequence TTGACCACGATTCTTGTGCTTTTGGGAATTGTTCTTTTTCTGCTGCTAGTCGGCGTCCTCCTGTGGCGCTTCTTCTACCTGCGGAGTGAGGGGTACCCCGTGCTGCTGCGTGCGCTTCCCGCCGAGGAAGCAAGGCACTGGCGGCACGGGGTTTTGGTGTATTCGAGGACCTCGGCCCGGCTGTACAAGCTGCGCAGTCTGCGCCCCGGTTCGGATCTCGTGCTGACCCGGTTGGCGACCACCGTGGAGTCCCGTCGGGACATCGTGGACAGGGAGAGGCCCTTCATCGAGGGCTACTGTCACGTGATGAAGATTTCCCATCGCGGTGAAGAATATGAGATCGCGATCGACGATCAGGGGGATAACGCCTTCGTCTCTTGGCTGGAGTCCGCGCCGTCAGAGCGCTGGGTGCGCACGACGCGCTTTTCTTAA
- the nucS gene encoding endonuclease NucS, with amino-acid sequence MRLIIATCAVDYVGRLEAHLPRADRLIMVKADGAVSIHADDRAYKPLNWMTPPCTTTEYRRAEALAEATDGKDPFLTLPELEDEDVEALWVVENPKGEQLRIQLFAVHSDQNFDLGEDPGLQKDGVEAHLQELLAEQIEILGEGYSLVRREYPTPIGPVDILTKDATGATVAVEIKRRGNIDGVEQLTRYVELLNRDELLAPVTGVFAAQEIKPQARTLAEDRGIRCVTLDYAAMRGTDDSEFRLF; translated from the coding sequence ATGCGTCTCATCATCGCCACGTGTGCCGTCGACTACGTCGGTCGACTGGAAGCTCATCTGCCGCGCGCCGATCGCCTGATCATGGTGAAGGCGGACGGTGCGGTCTCCATTCATGCGGATGACCGGGCCTATAAGCCCCTGAACTGGATGACCCCACCCTGCACGACGACCGAATACCGCCGCGCGGAGGCACTCGCCGAGGCCACAGACGGCAAGGACCCCTTCCTCACACTTCCTGAACTCGAAGACGAAGACGTCGAGGCCCTGTGGGTCGTCGAGAATCCGAAGGGCGAGCAGCTGCGCATCCAGCTCTTCGCGGTGCACTCCGACCAGAACTTTGACCTCGGCGAAGACCCGGGGCTGCAGAAGGACGGCGTGGAGGCCCATCTCCAGGAGCTGCTGGCCGAGCAGATCGAGATCCTGGGGGAGGGCTACTCCCTGGTGCGCCGTGAGTACCCGACCCCCATCGGGCCGGTGGACATCCTCACCAAGGATGCGACGGGGGCGACCGTCGCTGTGGAGATCAAGCGCCGCGGGAACATCGACGGAGTCGAGCAGCTGACCCGTTACGTCGAGCTGCTCAACCGTGACGAGCTGCTTGCCCCGGTGACTGGTGTCTTCGCCGCCCAGGAGATCAAGCCTCAGGCCCGCACCCTGGCCGAAGACCGGGGAATTCGCTGCGTGACCTTGGACTATGCGGCGATGCGTGGCACCGATGATTCGGAGTTTCGGCTGTTCTAG
- a CDS encoding tetratricopeptide repeat protein: MTVPHDPSSQQPSQSQSDARQARPSAPQQPQAPQRFVSGAIDLGTVKQQAVQRERHAQQAAEAGVSVDYVARSADVTPESFEQDLVVRSTQVPVILLVGSARSEASAELKNFFARLVEIPDVPQEQLKWVFRYIDADAVPEMAQALGVRGVPTVLALVAGRPATSFQGAQPQEQVEQWLESVIQAVDGKLPGLPADSGAAAEEQDSRLAEAASLIEQGQTQEAIAAYDAILADPNTDPELAATARAARANAILAERAGDPAAGEQALEQVEADPGNVDAAAAAAELLALSGEKAQGFEILVNAMRHTAGEEKDRAKQQLLQLFDLYDAADPEVIAARTNMASALF, from the coding sequence ATGACTGTACCGCACGATCCTTCCTCCCAGCAGCCCTCTCAATCACAAAGCGACGCCCGGCAGGCGCGGCCATCCGCTCCACAGCAGCCGCAAGCGCCGCAGCGCTTCGTCTCGGGAGCGATTGACCTGGGCACGGTGAAGCAGCAGGCCGTGCAGCGCGAAAGGCACGCGCAGCAGGCAGCGGAAGCGGGAGTGAGCGTGGACTACGTCGCCCGCTCGGCGGACGTCACCCCGGAATCCTTCGAGCAGGACCTCGTGGTCCGCTCCACCCAGGTTCCGGTGATCCTCCTGGTGGGTAGTGCCCGCTCCGAGGCCAGCGCGGAGCTGAAGAACTTCTTCGCCCGCCTGGTGGAGATCCCGGATGTGCCGCAGGAGCAGCTGAAGTGGGTATTCCGCTACATCGACGCCGATGCGGTGCCGGAGATGGCCCAGGCACTCGGAGTTCGCGGTGTGCCCACGGTGCTTGCCCTGGTGGCTGGCCGCCCAGCGACGTCCTTCCAGGGAGCCCAGCCGCAGGAGCAGGTGGAGCAGTGGCTGGAGTCGGTGATCCAGGCCGTCGACGGTAAGCTGCCGGGCCTGCCTGCGGATTCGGGGGCCGCCGCTGAAGAACAGGACTCCCGCCTCGCTGAGGCTGCCTCCCTCATTGAACAGGGGCAGACCCAGGAAGCGATCGCCGCCTACGACGCCATCCTCGCCGACCCGAACACCGACCCCGAGCTCGCGGCGACGGCACGGGCCGCACGCGCCAACGCCATCCTCGCCGAACGTGCCGGGGACCCAGCGGCAGGGGAGCAGGCACTGGAGCAGGTCGAGGCGGATCCCGGCAACGTCGACGCTGCGGCAGCCGCTGCTGAGCTGCTCGCCCTGAGTGGCGAGAAGGCCCAGGGCTTCGAAATCCTCGTCAATGCGATGCGTCACACTGCGGGCGAGGAGAAAGACCGCGCAAAACAGCAGCTGCTGCAGCTCTTCGATCTCTACGACGCAGCCGACCCGGAGGTCATCGCGGCACGAACGAACATGGCCAGCGCCCTGTTCTAG
- a CDS encoding NUDIX hydrolase, translating into MGFAEQLGPVEPRHASTVILLRDTLSGPEVYVQERASTMAFCAEMTVFPGGGVDARDMPGDVDGDGVDSPDVRWSGPDVRWWAHRLRKDPAIARALVCAAVRETFEEAGTLLASNEDGDIVADTTRFQHERQELENHLLPFSTFMDRHKLILRADLLRPWANWVTPEGQPIRYDTAFFVARLPEGQDTTGDTREATSTGWFRPSTLLDGWRSRKISLMPPTWAQLKLLSTFRTVDEVMDFSSGLSVDPVLNEPIDEPYMAEYYLMESKMYGRPKRVFAPGMKFAVDPADLPEHPFEHRPGSYLQ; encoded by the coding sequence ATGGGATTTGCAGAGCAGTTGGGTCCGGTAGAGCCACGTCATGCCTCCACAGTCATTCTGCTGCGTGACACGCTATCCGGCCCGGAGGTCTACGTGCAGGAGCGCGCGTCAACCATGGCGTTCTGCGCGGAGATGACGGTCTTCCCGGGCGGCGGTGTGGATGCTCGCGACATGCCCGGCGACGTCGACGGTGATGGGGTGGACTCGCCCGATGTGCGCTGGTCCGGTCCGGACGTTCGTTGGTGGGCCCACCGTCTGCGCAAGGACCCTGCGATCGCTCGCGCCCTGGTGTGCGCCGCGGTGCGCGAGACCTTCGAGGAGGCAGGAACGCTGCTGGCCTCCAACGAGGATGGAGACATCGTCGCGGACACCACGCGCTTTCAACACGAGCGCCAGGAGTTGGAGAATCACCTGCTCCCGTTCTCGACGTTCATGGATCGGCACAAGCTGATCCTGCGGGCGGACCTGCTGCGTCCCTGGGCGAATTGGGTGACCCCGGAGGGGCAGCCGATCCGTTACGACACCGCATTTTTCGTCGCCCGTCTGCCGGAGGGGCAGGACACGACCGGGGACACGCGGGAGGCGACATCCACGGGCTGGTTCCGCCCGTCGACGCTGCTGGACGGGTGGCGTTCCCGGAAGATCAGCCTGATGCCCCCGACGTGGGCGCAGCTGAAGCTGCTGAGCACCTTCCGCACCGTCGATGAGGTCATGGACTTCTCTTCGGGACTCTCGGTGGACCCCGTGCTCAATGAGCCGATCGACGAGCCGTACATGGCGGAGTATTACCTCATGGAGTCCAAGATGTACGGCCGCCCGAAGCGTGTCTTCGCCCCAGGGATGAAGTTCGCGGTGGACCCGGCAGATCTGCCGGAACACCCGTTTGAGCACCGTCCGGGCTCCTATCTGCAGTAG
- a CDS encoding THUMP-like domain-containing protein gives MSFSFEELQWLQSSTDADAAIAQGSELELSQRSVVADTATLRKAWGDNARAVGELVEARRIAAAKLPGELAAGWWTDKDAAQQSTPLAVARFRARHLASLGVEVARDVTCSVGTELVALQEARLTCTGSDIDPVRVAMARKNCPDIEVRVADALESWEGEPGVHPVILADPARRNSSGRIHRLEDMQPPVGALVVAYPGHELMVKLAPGVDFAELEDWAGQVDVISVDGQAKEACALTAGLVSPEARDNEGLARRAVVIRASGQDESVDIVASWEPELAEEDVAARAGQPGRYIMEPDAAIIRAGLVRHFAAREGLWLVDPNLAYVTGNHIPAGMRAFEVLDTVPVKQLRKALQQRGVGKLEILVRGADINPDQLRAKLKLKGKGEATVVIARLGERNSTPRGGGLSSGVVAYICRAVAPEKH, from the coding sequence TTGTCTTTTAGCTTTGAGGAGCTCCAGTGGCTCCAGTCCTCTACCGACGCCGACGCCGCCATCGCGCAGGGCAGCGAGCTGGAGCTCAGCCAGCGTAGTGTGGTCGCCGATACGGCAACGTTGCGCAAGGCCTGGGGTGACAACGCCCGTGCGGTGGGCGAGCTGGTGGAAGCCCGTCGGATCGCGGCGGCCAAGCTACCTGGCGAACTCGCTGCCGGGTGGTGGACCGATAAGGATGCCGCCCAGCAGTCCACCCCGCTGGCCGTGGCGCGATTCCGTGCTCGGCACCTCGCGTCACTGGGGGTGGAGGTGGCTCGCGATGTCACCTGTTCGGTGGGGACCGAGCTTGTGGCGCTGCAGGAGGCGAGGCTAACGTGCACCGGCTCCGACATTGACCCCGTTCGGGTGGCGATGGCTCGCAAGAACTGCCCGGACATCGAGGTGCGGGTGGCCGATGCCCTCGAGTCGTGGGAAGGGGAGCCGGGGGTGCACCCGGTGATTCTTGCGGACCCGGCTCGGCGCAACTCCTCGGGGCGGATCCACCGGCTCGAGGACATGCAACCTCCGGTCGGGGCTCTAGTGGTGGCCTATCCCGGCCACGAGCTGATGGTGAAACTTGCCCCCGGTGTGGATTTCGCAGAGCTGGAGGACTGGGCCGGCCAGGTGGACGTCATCAGCGTGGATGGTCAGGCCAAGGAGGCCTGTGCCTTGACCGCCGGGCTGGTGTCCCCGGAAGCCCGGGATAACGAGGGGCTGGCGCGCCGGGCGGTGGTGATTCGCGCCAGTGGCCAGGACGAGAGCGTGGACATCGTGGCGAGCTGGGAGCCCGAGCTTGCGGAGGAGGACGTCGCAGCACGTGCGGGCCAGCCTGGCCGCTACATCATGGAGCCGGATGCAGCGATCATCCGTGCTGGGCTGGTGCGCCACTTCGCGGCGAGGGAGGGGCTGTGGCTGGTGGACCCGAACCTGGCCTATGTCACGGGGAACCATATCCCGGCGGGCATGCGGGCCTTCGAGGTGCTGGATACCGTGCCGGTCAAGCAGTTGCGCAAGGCTTTGCAGCAACGAGGAGTCGGCAAACTGGAGATCCTCGTGCGTGGGGCGGATATCAATCCGGACCAACTGCGCGCGAAGCTGAAGCTTAAGGGCAAGGGGGAAGCCACAGTCGTCATTGCGCGGTTGGGAGAGCGGAATTCGACGCCGCGCGGGGGCGGGTTGAGCAGCGGTGTGGTGGCCTATATTTGCCGCGCGGTAGCCCCCGAAAAGCACTAA
- a CDS encoding electron transfer flavoprotein subunit beta/FixA family protein, producing the protein MSNIVVLVKQVPDTYSERKLREDDFRLDRDSADAVLDEINENAVEAALQLKEADSSRNVIVLSVGPTRATEALRKALSLGCDEAILVTDEALEGSDVLGTAWTLSNALNQIEDIELIIAGNASTDGVAGAIPGLLAEYRQIPALTHMEELAVEGGTVTGKRVTEEGIFGLEAPTPAIVSVTEKSNTPRFAVFKGIMAAKKKEIKELSLSDIGVDPANVGGGNATSSVAGVTPKPPKSAGEKITDEGDGGKKLVEFLAKEKLI; encoded by the coding sequence ATGTCGAACATCGTTGTTCTGGTTAAGCAGGTGCCGGACACGTACTCCGAGCGCAAGCTCCGTGAGGACGACTTCCGTCTGGACCGTGACAGCGCCGACGCTGTTCTCGATGAGATCAACGAGAACGCGGTCGAGGCTGCGCTCCAGCTGAAGGAAGCAGACTCCTCCCGCAACGTCATCGTGCTCTCCGTGGGTCCGACCCGCGCGACCGAGGCGCTGCGCAAGGCACTGTCCCTGGGCTGCGACGAGGCAATCCTGGTCACCGACGAGGCCCTCGAGGGCTCCGACGTCCTGGGTACCGCCTGGACGCTGAGCAACGCGCTCAACCAGATCGAGGACATTGAGCTCATCATCGCTGGTAACGCATCCACCGATGGTGTTGCGGGCGCTATCCCGGGCCTGCTGGCCGAGTACCGCCAGATCCCGGCTCTGACCCACATGGAGGAGCTGGCTGTCGAGGGGGGCACCGTCACCGGTAAGCGCGTCACCGAGGAGGGTATCTTCGGCCTCGAGGCGCCGACCCCGGCCATCGTCTCCGTCACGGAGAAGTCCAACACCCCGCGCTTCGCCGTCTTCAAGGGCATCATGGCCGCGAAGAAGAAGGAGATCAAGGAGCTCAGCCTCTCCGATATCGGCGTCGATCCGGCGAACGTCGGCGGTGGCAACGCAACCTCTTCGGTCGCTGGCGTCACGCCGAAGCCACCGAAGTCCGCCGGTGAAAAGATCACCGATGAGGGCGACGGCGGCAAGAAGCTCGTCGAGTTCCTCGCCAAGGAAAAGCTGATCTAG
- a CDS encoding electron transfer flavoprotein subunit alpha/FixB family protein, with translation MTNVLVLVDHVEGELQNTTRELITAGRIFGQVGAVVVGKPGTAEGLKSELAAAGAETIYAAESDEADSLLITPSVDALSGLAAHLQVPVLVSASATGNEVAGRVSARVGSGAVYGITEIDAERNAKKPVFGGEYIVDSGAAGVAPVFTWQAGSIDPEPQDAAGEIQAVELPGAGPTAVKITSFAPAEAGDRPDLAEAKIVVSGGRGVGGSEGFTDVVEPLADALGAAVGASRAAVDADYYPGKFQVGQTGVTVSPNLYIALGISGAIQHKAGMQTSKTIVAVNKDDEASIFEIADFGIVGDLFNVAPQATEEIKNR, from the coding sequence ATGACCAACGTATTGGTACTGGTTGATCACGTTGAAGGTGAGCTGCAGAACACCACTCGCGAGCTCATCACCGCTGGTCGCATATTCGGCCAGGTCGGCGCCGTCGTTGTTGGCAAGCCGGGCACCGCTGAGGGCCTGAAGTCCGAGCTGGCTGCTGCCGGCGCGGAGACCATCTACGCTGCCGAGTCCGACGAGGCTGACTCCCTGCTCATCACCCCATCCGTCGACGCCCTCTCCGGGCTCGCGGCTCACCTGCAGGTCCCGGTCCTGGTCTCTGCTTCCGCTACCGGCAACGAGGTTGCTGGCCGCGTGTCTGCTCGCGTGGGATCCGGTGCGGTCTACGGCATCACCGAGATCGACGCCGAGCGCAATGCTAAGAAGCCTGTCTTCGGTGGCGAGTACATCGTTGACTCCGGTGCCGCAGGCGTGGCCCCGGTCTTCACCTGGCAGGCCGGCTCCATCGATCCGGAGCCGCAGGACGCTGCCGGTGAGATCCAGGCAGTCGAGCTGCCGGGTGCTGGCCCGACCGCTGTGAAGATCACCAGCTTCGCTCCGGCTGAGGCCGGCGACCGTCCGGACCTGGCTGAGGCGAAGATCGTCGTCTCCGGTGGTCGTGGCGTGGGCGGCTCCGAGGGCTTCACCGACGTCGTCGAGCCGCTGGCTGACGCGCTCGGCGCTGCTGTTGGTGCATCCCGTGCCGCGGTCGACGCGGACTACTACCCGGGCAAGTTCCAGGTCGGCCAGACCGGTGTCACCGTGTCCCCGAACCTGTACATCGCGCTCGGTATTTCCGGTGCTATCCAGCACAAGGCTGGTATGCAGACCTCCAAGACCATCGTTGCGGTCAACAAGGACGACGAGGCATCGATCTTCGAGATCGCTGACTTCGGCATCGTTGGTGACCTCTTCAACGTTGCCCCGCAGGCAACCGAGGAGATCAAGAACCGCTAA
- a CDS encoding CitMHS family transporter — translation MQSALGLTIAGLAIIFLTVAILIRGKVSPIVPMALIPAIGALILGYSFEELSDFFSDGLKSVMSVVVMFIFAIIFFGIMQDVGLFTPVIRALIRATRGNPVFITLGTAAIGVVAHLDGSGSTTFLLTIPALLPLYKAMHMSRYTLLTIVALAASVMNMVPWAGPVGRAGSVIAQDPHDIWIHLLPAQGIAMLGVFAVAAALGILELRRVRKRSAQQVSAGEDSASPVDIDVEKIATEFAENQRQQQAEIGLSFRSGRAVTVINIVLILAVLVVLLAGLLPPAPAFLIATTVAMLVNCQDKAAQTGVLHRHAPNALSMAGVIIAAAMFLGVLNGSGMLEEIALQLIAIMPEGVGQYLHIIVAFFGVPLDLLTSTDAYYFSVLPIVQETAGNFGVSGMGAAAALIVGNVIGTFVSPFSPALWLALGLAEGQMGHYLKRALPLVWAFSIVLVAICWGMGMFA, via the coding sequence ATGCAGTCAGCCCTCGGGCTCACCATCGCTGGGCTCGCCATCATCTTTCTCACCGTCGCAATTCTGATTCGCGGCAAGGTGAGTCCGATCGTGCCCATGGCCCTCATTCCAGCGATCGGCGCGTTGATCCTGGGCTATAGCTTCGAGGAACTCTCCGACTTCTTCAGCGACGGGTTGAAATCCGTCATGAGCGTGGTCGTGATGTTCATCTTCGCGATCATCTTCTTCGGGATCATGCAGGACGTCGGGCTGTTCACGCCCGTAATTAGAGCGCTGATCAGGGCCACTAGGGGCAATCCCGTCTTCATCACGCTGGGAACCGCAGCCATCGGCGTGGTCGCCCACCTCGACGGCTCGGGCTCGACGACCTTCCTGCTGACGATCCCTGCGCTGCTCCCGCTATATAAGGCGATGCACATGAGCCGCTACACCCTGTTGACGATCGTCGCCTTGGCGGCATCGGTGATGAATATGGTGCCGTGGGCAGGCCCGGTGGGGCGCGCGGGCTCGGTCATCGCGCAAGATCCGCACGATATCTGGATCCACCTCCTGCCGGCCCAGGGCATCGCGATGCTCGGGGTGTTCGCAGTGGCCGCCGCCCTTGGCATTCTCGAGCTGCGTCGGGTCCGCAAGCGCAGCGCGCAGCAGGTCAGTGCCGGGGAGGACTCCGCAAGCCCGGTTGACATCGACGTCGAAAAGATAGCCACCGAGTTCGCGGAGAATCAGCGCCAGCAGCAGGCGGAGATCGGCCTGTCCTTCCGCAGCGGCAGGGCAGTGACGGTGATCAACATCGTGCTGATTCTCGCAGTGCTGGTCGTGCTGCTGGCAGGACTGTTGCCGCCGGCCCCGGCATTCCTCATCGCCACCACCGTGGCCATGCTCGTCAACTGCCAGGACAAGGCTGCACAGACCGGGGTGCTCCACCGGCACGCACCAAATGCGCTCTCCATGGCCGGCGTGATCATCGCGGCCGCAATGTTCCTGGGAGTGCTCAATGGCAGCGGCATGCTCGAGGAGATCGCCCTGCAGCTCATCGCGATCATGCCCGAGGGTGTGGGGCAGTACCTGCACATCATCGTCGCGTTCTTCGGTGTCCCGCTGGACCTGCTCACGTCCACCGACGCTTACTACTTTTCGGTGCTGCCCATCGTTCAGGAGACCGCTGGCAACTTCGGTGTGAGCGGCATGGGGGCTGCCGCAGCACTCATCGTGGGCAACGTCATCGGCACCTTCGTCTCCCCGTTCTCGCCGGCTCTGTGGCTGGCGCTCGGCCTCGCGGAGGGACAGATGGGCCACTACCTCAAGCGCGCACTGCCGCTGGTGTGGGCTTTCTCCATCGTGCTGGTCGCCATC